From a single Cytophagales bacterium WSM2-2 genomic region:
- a CDS encoding TonB-dependent receptor, with the protein MYRFLIILCLASVIARAQNSDSLRTLDEVVVTAYQYNRSLKEVPVALGIVSEKDINRFNNSSIVSSMNAVPGVRMEERSPGSYRFSVRGSTLRSPFGIRNVKFYWNGLPLTDGGGNTYLNLLDFDAFDRAEIIKGPGASLYGAGTGGTVLLNGSLAKPNQVQLSASGGSFGLQRYQSSAVFGNSRNKFFLNYAHQQSDGYREQAAMRRSALNLEGKFSLSDKSGLRLSVFYTDLYYQTPGGLTLAQYDANPKQARPPSATGGAVQQQAAIYNKTIYGSSTYDRQWNSRWSTKAGVYGSYTDFTNPSILNYERRTEQNWGGRTDSRYEFGEAGLKGKLTLGAEYQYFYSPLTDYGNRSGVKDTLQTDDRLTSNSVLLFAQGEFDLPGNFYITIGGSGNFLKYKFDRLSGTPAGQQQRNFDLVFSPRLAVIKKFNDSFSSFASVSKGFSAPSQAEVRPSSGVYNNTLAPEEGISYEVGFRGMISRRLSFDIVGYDFELTQAIVSQKNIYNADYFINAGSTSQKGVETFISYQVASSSRRISYFRTWISYTLTNYKFSNYQHDGVDYSGNRWTGSPLNTLIYGLDLNFRNGFYWNLTSSYVDCTPLNDSNSIYASSYFLLGSRIGFKGKFTSKTPFEFFTGIDNALDQRYSLGNDLNAAGGRYFNAAATRNFYFGMKLIPKL; encoded by the coding sequence ATGTATCGTTTCCTGATCATTTTATGTTTGGCATCCGTGATAGCCCGGGCTCAAAACTCTGACTCACTGCGAACACTGGACGAAGTGGTTGTCACGGCTTATCAGTATAACCGCTCGCTCAAAGAAGTACCAGTGGCGTTGGGCATTGTTTCCGAAAAGGATATTAACAGGTTTAACAATTCTTCGATTGTCTCCAGTATGAATGCAGTGCCGGGAGTGCGTATGGAAGAACGTTCGCCCGGTAGTTACCGGTTCTCTGTTCGGGGAAGTACTCTTCGATCTCCTTTCGGAATTCGCAATGTTAAGTTTTATTGGAACGGACTGCCGCTTACTGATGGCGGAGGCAATACTTACCTCAACCTTCTCGACTTTGATGCTTTTGATCGCGCAGAAATTATTAAAGGACCGGGAGCAAGTTTATACGGAGCAGGAACCGGTGGCACTGTGTTGTTGAATGGATCCCTGGCGAAACCCAATCAGGTTCAGTTGTCCGCGAGTGGTGGAAGTTTTGGTTTGCAGCGATATCAGTCCAGCGCGGTATTTGGAAATTCACGAAATAAATTTTTTCTAAACTACGCGCACCAGCAATCGGACGGATATCGGGAGCAGGCAGCGATGAGACGGAGTGCACTGAACCTCGAAGGAAAATTCTCTTTAAGTGATAAGAGCGGGCTTCGTCTGTCTGTCTTTTATACTGATCTCTACTACCAGACTCCGGGCGGACTTACGCTGGCGCAATACGATGCGAATCCAAAACAGGCCCGGCCCCCATCAGCAACGGGTGGTGCAGTTCAACAGCAGGCAGCTATTTATAACAAGACGATCTACGGCTCATCCACTTATGATCGTCAATGGAATTCGCGATGGTCAACAAAAGCAGGAGTGTATGGCTCTTATACGGATTTCACAAATCCCTCTATTCTTAACTATGAGAGGCGCACAGAACAAAACTGGGGCGGACGAACAGACTCACGCTACGAGTTCGGAGAAGCCGGATTGAAAGGCAAACTGACCTTGGGGGCAGAGTATCAGTATTTCTATTCTCCCCTGACTGACTATGGAAACAGAAGTGGGGTGAAAGATACCCTGCAGACAGACGATCGCCTGACATCTAATTCAGTTCTTTTATTTGCACAGGGAGAATTTGATTTGCCAGGAAATTTTTACATCACGATTGGTGGCAGCGGCAATTTTCTAAAATACAAATTTGACCGGTTGAGTGGTACGCCTGCCGGGCAACAGCAGAGAAATTTTGATCTGGTATTTTCACCACGGCTGGCCGTCATTAAAAAATTCAATGACTCGTTCTCGTCTTTTGCTTCGGTGAGCAAAGGATTTTCTGCACCATCACAAGCGGAGGTACGACCATCATCCGGAGTTTATAACAACACGCTTGCCCCTGAGGAAGGAATCAGTTACGAGGTTGGCTTTCGTGGAATGATTTCCCGGAGGCTTTCTTTCGATATAGTCGGTTACGACTTTGAATTGACCCAGGCGATTGTAAGCCAGAAGAATATTTACAACGCTGATTACTTCATTAATGCGGGAAGCACTTCACAAAAAGGAGTAGAAACTTTTATTTCCTATCAGGTAGCTTCTTCCTCACGAAGGATTTCCTACTTCCGAACCTGGATTTCCTATACATTGACCAATTACAAATTTTCAAATTATCAGCACGATGGTGTGGACTATTCAGGGAACCGCTGGACAGGTTCTCCATTGAATACATTGATCTATGGACTTGATTTGAATTTCCGGAATGGATTTTACTGGAACCTGACCTCCAGTTATGTTGACTGCACTCCACTCAATGACTCCAATTCGATTTATGCTTCAAGTTACTTTCTACTAGGTTCAAGAATCGGATTTAAGGGGAAGTTTACTTCCAAAACACCATTTGAATTTTTTACTGGAATAGACAACGCACTCGATCAGCGGTACAGTCTCGGCAACGATCTCAATGCAGCCGGAGGCCGGTATTTCAATGCAGCGGCCACACGTAATTTTTATTTTGGAATGAAGCTTATTCCAAAGCTTTGA